One genomic segment of Chryseobacterium phocaeense includes these proteins:
- the porG gene encoding type IX secretion system protein PorG — protein sequence MNKKLLFSFIAFLGMVSVKAQRNELGVRLGMSNLVGDIGRTNYILQKPLDLDRMSEWGFPFYGGLLYRFNFNPHQTVRLDLGYNQIQFSDKAAKEEYRVNRNSYGKNNVYEASLMFEYNLFPVNNEQESMVSPYIFGGIGALMFDAPKADIVNDFRRDADGVAQAPLNELDFKSTPVYSLGKKVTMHIPFGVGLKYKFNHNWGIFAEATFRYTLTDQLDHSRLLASDLTSSYNADILDPATGASLLQSGNYYAVSKEREQELLNKRNIGDDRSKDWINTFSLGLTYSFGRPPCYCD from the coding sequence ATGAATAAAAAATTATTGTTTAGCTTTATTGCCTTCCTGGGAATGGTCAGTGTTAAAGCACAAAGAAACGAATTGGGAGTTCGTCTAGGTATGAGTAACCTGGTGGGGGACATAGGAAGGACCAATTATATTTTACAAAAGCCGTTGGATTTGGACAGGATGTCAGAGTGGGGATTCCCTTTTTATGGTGGTTTATTATACAGATTTAATTTTAACCCGCACCAAACCGTTAGATTGGACCTTGGATACAACCAGATCCAGTTCAGCGATAAAGCTGCGAAAGAAGAATATAGAGTGAATAGAAATTCATATGGAAAAAATAACGTATACGAAGCAAGCTTAATGTTTGAATACAATCTTTTCCCTGTTAATAATGAGCAGGAAAGCATGGTGAGCCCATACATCTTCGGAGGTATCGGGGCATTGATGTTTGATGCTCCTAAAGCAGATATTGTGAATGATTTCAGAAGAGATGCAGACGGTGTGGCGCAGGCTCCTCTTAATGAGCTTGATTTTAAGAGTACTCCGGTATATTCTTTAGGAAAAAAAGTAACAATGCATATCCCTTTTGGGGTAGGTTTAAAATATAAGTTCAACCATAACTGGGGTATATTTGCAGAAGCTACATTCAGATATACACTGACTGATCAGTTGGATCATAGCCGATTATTGGCCAGCGATCTTACTTCCAGCTATAATGCAGATATTTTGGATCCCGCTACCGGCGCTTCACTTCTGCAGTCAGGGAACTATTATGCAGTTTCTAAAGAAAGAGAACAAGAACTTTTAAACAAAAGAAATATTGGTGATGACAGGTCGAAAGACTGGATAAATACTTTCAGTTTAGGGCTTACCTACTCATTCGGAAGACCGCCATGTTATTGTGATTAA
- a CDS encoding polysaccharide biosynthesis/export family protein produces the protein MMKNLKYLFLIFPFFITSCITKKDVRYMQPSESLVINEEGLIPYNIPTYRITKNDILNLNIVTTPKGDAAQFYSSLNSSGGVTGTTNSPMGGRGGIGGIGVGGGSNGGNINFYFNGLKVDSKGEINVFGIGYVKAEGRTLEDITLELQEKVNENFQEGKAEVRLNTDGITYYILGDVETTGLSGEKVAHKNTLTITEAIAINGGLNRTIDRKNIVIHRKLPEGIKVAKIDLTREDIMNSPYYYVQNGDEIYLNTRGKSLNGFGKDPVQTLTTGVSVITTALSIYLLLKNL, from the coding sequence ATGATGAAGAACTTAAAGTATTTATTTTTAATATTCCCATTTTTTATTACATCCTGCATCACCAAAAAAGATGTAAGGTATATGCAGCCAAGCGAAAGCCTTGTCATCAATGAAGAAGGGCTTATTCCCTACAATATTCCTACCTACAGAATAACCAAAAACGATATTCTTAACCTTAATATTGTAACCACTCCAAAAGGAGATGCCGCTCAGTTTTATTCATCCCTGAATTCCTCAGGAGGTGTAACGGGTACTACCAACTCTCCAATGGGAGGGCGTGGTGGAATAGGTGGTATTGGTGTTGGTGGCGGATCAAACGGAGGAAATATCAATTTCTACTTTAATGGTCTGAAGGTAGATTCCAAAGGAGAAATCAATGTATTCGGAATAGGATATGTGAAAGCTGAGGGAAGAACACTTGAAGATATTACGCTGGAGCTTCAGGAAAAAGTAAATGAAAACTTCCAGGAAGGTAAGGCAGAGGTAAGACTGAATACAGACGGAATCACTTATTATATATTGGGAGACGTGGAAACCACAGGTCTTTCAGGGGAGAAAGTGGCCCATAAAAATACACTTACCATTACAGAGGCTATAGCAATTAACGGGGGTTTGAACAGAACCATTGACCGTAAAAATATAGTGATTCACAGAAAACTACCTGAAGGAATCAAGGTAGCAAAAATTGACCTTACCCGCGAAGATATTATGAATTCCCCATACTATTACGTACAAAATGGTGACGAAATCTATCTGAACACCAGAGGGAAAAGCTTAAACGGATTCGGGAAAGATCCTGTACAGACTTTAACGACCGGGGTATCAGTAATTACAACCGCATTATCAATTTACCTGCTTCTTAAAAACCTTTAA
- a CDS encoding exopolysaccharide transport family protein: MIPENDAKVGRNDSQKDNKYGSFALFDIEHFLRRILKNWYWFAFVLLIGYIISWVYGKYYAQSIYSSDLSLSVSNNTSSYFTPNQSINFIWGQSGNQDGMYLKKMLLSRSHNEFLVKELDLFVNYSTKGVIKSTYIDKTDSPIFLQIDKKHLQQINYAITLIPKGGDSYEVILPEEGQSTSLYNFEVEGFQTVSAYNRPANKIIRINEWYNSPNLRFRLLKNPETPRIKVDNIIVRLNSVNQSVNEIVSTIGVDFDKEIGTIMIINKKGFNLNSTVNFLNKSVTELQKKRLADKNIVNKNTDQYLQANLNNIRKKLDSSAAVLNYLKTSEKLYNIKDRDEKSLDKIKDLEAKKADIVSKITSLNSIKSTLQAQDFDKMISTNAAGFEDGFFTASVTELKALYTKKREMATIYRPNSEPIKEVNRLIDEARAGATGTLRNYYTKYYDEISKIDSQVSEANSDLNSYPEKERKYLDAERGYNMIEATYNSLLSRQNEAQMKVATNQSDITVIDPAKNLGQAPIGPNVKAIKMAIMGGLLLFPLLFILVGEVLDNKIRNIKELLSATKIPLLGVIGNNSNENMLTVLEQPKSSVSEAFRGIRASIRLLMDHNKEDGKGKTILVTSSIGGEGKTYVSINLASVMGLSDKKTILLGMDLRKPKIFGDFKIDNKYGISNYLTGEVGLEQIINKTKIPNLDVATSGPIPPNPSELLMSERNIRFIEELKERYDFIIIDSPPVGLVADSYELMKYSDANIYVVRHEYTEKYMLKMITEKYHNEEIDHLGLIYNDYNTKQGYGYGYGYGYGYGYFDEDKNYKEPLLIRIRNKVQTIFNKK; the protein is encoded by the coding sequence ATGATTCCAGAGAACGACGCGAAAGTAGGGAGAAACGATAGCCAGAAGGATAATAAGTACGGTTCGTTTGCATTATTTGATATCGAGCATTTTTTAAGAAGAATACTCAAAAACTGGTACTGGTTTGCATTTGTATTGCTTATTGGATACATCATTTCATGGGTATACGGCAAATATTACGCTCAGAGTATTTACTCCTCAGACCTTTCATTAAGTGTGTCGAATAATACTTCGAGTTATTTTACCCCTAACCAGTCCATCAACTTCATCTGGGGACAAAGCGGAAATCAGGATGGAATGTACCTGAAAAAAATGCTTTTATCCAGATCTCACAATGAATTTTTAGTAAAAGAACTTGATCTTTTTGTGAATTATTCAACTAAAGGTGTCATCAAGTCTACATACATCGATAAAACAGATTCGCCGATATTTCTGCAGATAGATAAAAAGCACCTTCAGCAGATCAATTATGCCATCACCCTGATCCCGAAAGGAGGGGATTCCTATGAAGTGATCCTTCCCGAAGAAGGGCAGTCTACGAGCTTATACAACTTTGAAGTAGAAGGATTTCAGACCGTTAGTGCTTATAACAGGCCGGCTAATAAAATCATAAGAATCAACGAGTGGTATAATTCCCCTAATCTCAGATTCAGATTGCTTAAAAATCCTGAAACACCTAGAATAAAAGTTGATAATATTATTGTCAGACTCAATTCTGTGAATCAAAGTGTTAATGAGATCGTATCTACAATAGGAGTGGATTTTGATAAGGAGATCGGTACGATTATGATCATCAATAAAAAAGGATTTAACCTGAACAGTACGGTTAATTTCCTGAACAAATCAGTAACCGAACTTCAGAAGAAAAGGCTTGCCGATAAGAATATCGTTAACAAAAACACAGACCAGTACCTGCAGGCTAATCTTAATAATATCCGTAAAAAGCTGGATTCAAGCGCAGCTGTTCTGAACTACCTGAAAACATCAGAGAAACTGTATAATATTAAAGACAGGGACGAAAAATCTTTGGATAAAATAAAGGATCTGGAAGCCAAAAAGGCAGATATTGTAAGCAAAATTACTTCACTGAACAGCATTAAATCCACCCTTCAGGCGCAGGATTTTGATAAAATGATCAGTACCAATGCAGCAGGCTTCGAGGATGGGTTCTTTACGGCTTCCGTTACAGAGCTGAAAGCGTTGTATACCAAAAAAAGAGAAATGGCCACTATTTACAGGCCAAACTCTGAGCCTATTAAAGAGGTCAACAGGCTTATTGATGAAGCAAGAGCTGGTGCAACCGGTACTTTAAGAAACTATTATACAAAATATTATGATGAGATCAGTAAAATAGACAGTCAGGTATCTGAAGCCAATAGTGATCTCAACTCATATCCGGAAAAGGAAAGGAAATATTTAGATGCGGAAAGAGGATATAATATGATAGAGGCTACCTACAACAGCCTGTTGTCCAGACAGAACGAGGCACAGATGAAAGTAGCCACCAACCAGTCTGACATTACCGTAATTGACCCTGCCAAAAACCTTGGACAGGCTCCTATAGGACCTAACGTGAAAGCCATAAAGATGGCCATTATGGGTGGACTCCTGTTATTTCCACTTCTCTTCATCCTGGTTGGAGAAGTTCTGGATAATAAGATCAGAAATATTAAAGAACTGCTGAGTGCAACGAAGATCCCGCTTCTGGGCGTGATTGGAAACAACAGCAACGAGAATATGCTTACCGTACTTGAACAGCCTAAGTCTTCAGTGTCTGAAGCGTTCAGGGGAATCAGAGCCAGCATAAGGCTCCTGATGGACCACAATAAAGAAGACGGAAAAGGCAAAACTATTCTCGTAACCTCTTCCATCGGGGGGGAAGGAAAAACCTACGTTTCCATCAATCTTGCTTCAGTAATGGGATTAAGCGATAAAAAAACCATATTGCTGGGAATGGACCTTAGAAAGCCTAAAATCTTCGGAGATTTTAAAATTGATAATAAATACGGGATTTCCAACTACCTTACCGGTGAAGTAGGGCTGGAACAGATCATCAATAAGACAAAAATCCCAAATCTGGATGTTGCTACTTCAGGACCTATTCCTCCAAATCCATCAGAGCTTCTGATGAGTGAAAGGAACATCAGATTTATAGAAGAGCTGAAAGAAAGATATGATTTCATTATTATAGATTCACCGCCGGTAGGTCTGGTAGCCGATTCTTATGAACTGATGAAATATTCTGATGCCAATATTTATGTGGTTCGTCATGAATATACTGAAAAGTACATGCTGAAAATGATTACTGAAAAGTACCATAATGAAGAGATTGATCATTTGGGGCTGATCTATAATGATTATAATACGAAACAAGGTTACGGCTATGGATACGGTTATGGCTATGGCTACGGCTATTTTGATGAAGATAAAAATTATAAAGAACCGCTACTCATAAGAATACGAAATAAGGTACAAACAATATTTAATAAAAAATAA
- the bamA gene encoding outer membrane protein assembly factor BamA has product MKFRLLPIIMFAASAHFYGQVTPQDSTKVNSAVHAENEAGTYTLKDIVVDGVKKYTPAQILRFTGLTKGEAVDIPGQKISNAVKKLWDTHSFSEVEVYVQSIEGQTVILRFYLEDLKELGEVKFTGKGIGKSKNEKLTKDNNLKPGTKITQNLISSLKTKVPKDYVKKGFADAKITIQDKVNANDPSMVDWTITVDKGKRIKIDHIEFEGNQSVTDAKLRKKAFKETKQKRFGIGGILKSSKFIEEKYQEDKQSLISYYNSLGYRDAAIVSDSVWRNKKNNYEINVKLNEGKKYYIGDVTFTGNTVYSTEYLQRLLGYKKGDIYDAVGFNKKVGEDGGKEDDSDIKSIYMNNGYLFSSVTPVEKSVSGDAVNLEIRINEGEQATWNKVTWQGNTTTHDHVVLRALRTKPGELFKKTEIKRTYFDLAGMSFFDPQQVGQDIQPNQQDNTVDINWKLVEKGSSQVQLQAGYGGNSFIGTLGLTFNNFSLKNFLKFKDFKPVPQGDGQTLSIQAQAGQYFQNYGISFTEPWLFGTRPTALSVSLNTSRVKYNDSSGNDQKLNIFSASVGLNRLLNWPDDYFSLYTGLQFQKYTFKNYPFQFGDQTEYYGDANNLSLNLGLSRNSAGIDPIFPTMGSNIELSAKLTAPYSLFSNKDYSTMAPVDKYKWMEFYKIKFKADVYNEVAGKLVLRSSAEMGFMDGYNKKLGAPPFERFYVGGTGLFGGRYDGRELIPLRGYENASTYGGESEDITQRGGGTIYNRFTLELRYPISMNQTAKIYALTFAEGGNVWNSWGNYNPFQLKRSVGVGVRVYMGAFGLIGFDFAYGFDKTVTGTEPSGWKTHFLMNQSL; this is encoded by the coding sequence ATGAAGTTTAGACTATTACCCATCATCATGTTTGCTGCTTCGGCACATTTTTATGGACAAGTAACTCCTCAGGACAGCACCAAAGTAAACAGTGCTGTACATGCAGAAAATGAAGCAGGAACTTACACTCTTAAAGACATTGTTGTAGATGGGGTAAAAAAGTATACACCGGCTCAGATCTTACGATTTACAGGCTTAACCAAAGGAGAGGCAGTAGATATTCCCGGACAGAAAATTAGCAACGCAGTGAAAAAGCTTTGGGACACCCATTCTTTTTCAGAGGTTGAAGTATATGTTCAGAGCATTGAAGGCCAGACCGTAATTTTAAGATTCTACCTTGAAGACCTTAAAGAACTTGGAGAAGTAAAATTCACAGGGAAAGGTATTGGTAAATCTAAAAATGAAAAATTAACGAAGGATAACAACCTGAAACCGGGAACAAAAATTACGCAGAACCTGATTTCCAGTCTTAAAACAAAAGTTCCTAAAGACTATGTGAAAAAAGGATTTGCTGATGCTAAAATTACCATTCAGGATAAGGTGAATGCCAACGATCCTTCTATGGTAGACTGGACCATAACGGTAGATAAAGGAAAGAGAATAAAAATCGACCATATCGAGTTTGAAGGCAACCAGAGCGTGACCGATGCGAAGCTTAGAAAAAAAGCATTCAAAGAAACCAAGCAAAAGAGATTTGGTATCGGGGGAATCCTTAAATCTTCAAAATTCATTGAAGAAAAATACCAGGAAGATAAGCAGAGCCTTATCAGTTATTATAACTCCCTTGGATACAGAGATGCTGCCATAGTTTCAGACTCTGTATGGAGAAATAAAAAGAACAACTACGAAATCAATGTAAAGCTTAATGAAGGGAAGAAGTATTATATCGGTGATGTTACATTCACCGGAAATACAGTGTATTCTACAGAATATTTACAGAGATTACTAGGATATAAAAAAGGAGATATCTACGATGCCGTAGGTTTCAACAAAAAAGTAGGAGAAGACGGAGGTAAAGAAGATGATTCGGATATCAAGTCCATATACATGAATAACGGTTACCTTTTCTCCAGTGTAACGCCGGTTGAGAAATCCGTGTCGGGCGATGCCGTAAATCTTGAGATCAGAATTAATGAAGGCGAGCAGGCTACCTGGAATAAAGTAACCTGGCAGGGGAATACCACTACCCATGACCATGTGGTATTGAGAGCTCTGAGAACAAAACCAGGTGAGCTTTTCAAAAAGACAGAAATCAAGAGAACCTATTTCGATCTTGCGGGAATGTCTTTCTTTGATCCACAGCAGGTAGGCCAGGATATCCAGCCGAATCAGCAGGATAATACAGTAGACATCAACTGGAAGCTCGTTGAAAAAGGATCTTCACAGGTACAGTTACAGGCAGGTTACGGTGGTAACAGCTTTATCGGTACCTTAGGATTAACGTTCAACAACTTCTCGTTGAAGAACTTCCTTAAATTCAAAGACTTTAAACCGGTACCTCAGGGAGATGGGCAGACTTTATCTATCCAGGCACAGGCAGGACAGTATTTCCAGAATTACGGAATCTCATTTACCGAGCCATGGTTGTTCGGAACAAGACCAACCGCTCTTTCTGTGAGTTTAAATACATCCAGAGTAAAATATAATGACAGCAGTGGAAATGATCAGAAGCTTAATATCTTCTCCGCGTCAGTAGGTCTGAACAGACTCTTAAACTGGCCGGATGATTACTTCTCGCTTTATACAGGACTTCAGTTCCAGAAATATACATTCAAGAACTATCCGTTCCAGTTTGGAGATCAGACGGAATACTACGGTGATGCCAATAACTTAAGCCTTAACTTAGGATTAAGCAGAAACTCTGCAGGTATTGACCCGATCTTCCCGACGATGGGTTCAAATATTGAACTTTCCGCTAAACTGACTGCTCCGTACTCATTGTTCAGTAATAAAGACTATTCTACAATGGCGCCGGTGGATAAATATAAGTGGATGGAATTCTACAAAATCAAGTTCAAGGCTGACGTTTATAATGAAGTTGCCGGAAAACTGGTATTGAGATCTTCTGCGGAAATGGGATTCATGGACGGATACAACAAAAAACTTGGAGCTCCGCCATTTGAAAGATTCTATGTAGGGGGAACAGGTTTATTCGGAGGTAGATATGACGGTCGTGAATTGATTCCTTTAAGAGGATATGAAAATGCTTCCACTTATGGAGGAGAAAGTGAGGATATCACCCAGAGAGGAGGTGGTACCATCTACAATAGATTTACATTAGAACTGAGATACCCGATTTCCATGAACCAGACGGCTAAGATCTATGCACTTACTTTCGCAGAAGGAGGTAACGTATGGAACTCATGGGGCAACTATAACCCATTCCAGCTGAAAAGATCAGTGGGTGTAGGGGTAAGAGTATACATGGGAGCGTTTGGTCTGATCGGATTTGACTTTGCTTATGGCTTTGATAAAACGGTTACAGGAACAGAACCTTCCGGATGGAAAACACACTTCTTGATGAACCAATCATTATAA
- a CDS encoding OmpH family outer membrane protein, protein MKKLSVLFAAVIMVVSVSMAKAQKIASVDLMGILNAMPEKKKADADIKTFLDAKQAEIKKKADAGQAKLKQYTEEAPKKTADENKAREAELQKLQEEIAQMQEKAQKDLQGKQDVAFGPIEKKLNDAIEKVAKANGYEFIMDANSSAFVYKGGPDATAAVKKELGVN, encoded by the coding sequence ATGAAAAAATTAAGTGTATTATTTGCCGCGGTTATAATGGTTGTATCGGTAAGTATGGCAAAAGCTCAGAAAATAGCTTCTGTGGATCTAATGGGAATCCTTAACGCTATGCCTGAAAAGAAAAAAGCAGATGCTGACATAAAAACTTTCCTTGATGCAAAACAAGCGGAGATCAAGAAAAAAGCAGACGCAGGGCAGGCTAAATTAAAGCAGTATACTGAAGAAGCTCCAAAGAAAACTGCTGACGAAAACAAAGCCAGAGAAGCAGAACTACAGAAACTTCAGGAAGAAATCGCTCAGATGCAGGAAAAAGCTCAGAAAGACCTTCAAGGTAAGCAGGATGTAGCTTTCGGTCCAATTGAGAAAAAACTAAACGACGCTATCGAGAAAGTAGCTAAAGCTAACGGATATGAATTCATTATGGATGCAAACTCTTCTGCATTTGTGTACAAAGGAGGTCCTGATGCAACGGCTGCTGTTAAGAAAGAATTAGGAGTAAACTAA
- a CDS encoding isoprenyl transferase — MSLIKDKINSENLPKHVAIIMDGNGRWAKTRGEERTFGHKNAINAVRNAINACNEIDIPYLTLYTFSSENWSRPAEEVNTLMNLLVETLLLEAEEIFSKGLRMHVIGNLEKLPVLVREQLERVIELTKENTKGNLVLAISYGSQNEILEAVKKLSSDVKDGNVDVENIDEKLFESYLYTKDFPPVDLLIRTSGEIRISNFLLWQIAYAELQFLNVLWPDFTKDIFFQCIVDYQNKERRYGLTGDQIKAQ; from the coding sequence ATGTCGTTGATTAAAGATAAAATAAATTCTGAGAATTTACCGAAACACGTGGCCATCATTATGGATGGTAATGGAAGATGGGCAAAAACTCGTGGCGAAGAAAGAACGTTCGGTCACAAGAATGCCATTAATGCAGTAAGAAATGCCATTAATGCCTGTAATGAAATAGATATACCCTATTTAACATTGTATACGTTTTCTTCCGAAAACTGGAGCCGTCCGGCTGAGGAAGTCAATACACTGATGAACCTGCTGGTGGAAACCCTATTGCTTGAAGCAGAAGAGATTTTCAGCAAAGGGCTCAGAATGCATGTAATCGGGAATCTTGAAAAGCTTCCGGTCCTTGTAAGAGAGCAGCTGGAACGTGTGATAGAGCTTACGAAAGAAAACACAAAAGGCAATCTTGTACTGGCTATAAGCTATGGTTCACAGAACGAGATATTGGAAGCCGTAAAAAAACTAAGCTCCGATGTGAAGGATGGAAATGTGGATGTTGAGAATATTGATGAAAAATTATTTGAAAGCTACCTTTATACAAAAGATTTTCCTCCTGTAGACCTGCTGATCAGAACCAGCGGGGAAATAAGGATAAGTAACTTCCTTCTCTGGCAGATTGCTTATGCGGAACTACAGTTTCTAAATGTCCTATGGCCGGATTTTACAAAAGATATCTTCTTCCAGTGTATTGTGGATTATCAGAATAAAGAAAGAAGATACGGATTAACCGGCGATCAGATAAAAGCCCAATAA
- a CDS encoding OmpH family outer membrane protein, with protein MKNFKIIFTVVLFLIFGFSNAQKVGVIDTQLILDKMPEYKEAEARLNSQIDTWQSELQNLQSEYERKKAAFESEKVLLIGDQLKLREKEVMDLEKNIKTTTSLRFGANGEITKLRTNLVVPFQDQIWNAVKTMAEKNGLGTVLDKTSNNVIFLLPRYDYTEKVLAILLKGSDKKEKTNSKSKK; from the coding sequence ATGAAAAACTTTAAAATCATTTTCACAGTTGTATTGTTCCTGATTTTTGGGTTTTCTAACGCCCAGAAAGTAGGAGTAATAGATACACAGCTTATTTTAGATAAAATGCCTGAATACAAAGAGGCAGAAGCGAGATTAAATTCGCAGATTGATACATGGCAGTCCGAACTTCAAAATCTGCAGTCTGAATACGAAAGGAAAAAAGCTGCTTTTGAAAGTGAAAAAGTATTATTGATAGGGGATCAGCTCAAGCTTCGTGAAAAAGAAGTGATGGACCTTGAGAAAAACATCAAAACCACTACCAGCTTGCGTTTTGGAGCCAATGGCGAAATTACAAAGCTTAGAACAAATCTGGTAGTACCCTTCCAGGATCAGATCTGGAACGCTGTGAAAACCATGGCTGAAAAAAACGGCTTGGGCACAGTTCTTGATAAAACCAGTAACAATGTCATTTTCCTTTTACCAAGATATGATTATACGGAGAAAGTATTGGCCATATTATTAAAAGGATCAGATAAAAAAGAAAAGACAAACAGTAAAAGCAAAAAGTAA
- a CDS encoding acyl-CoA thioesterase, protein MEKEVSTTVKVRFSDCDPIGHLNNVKYLDYMFNAREDHVETFYGFTYEEYTKKTGCTWIAIQNEIAYLKEVRYNTQVVISSKTIEVQDRTAKVEILMKSLDEKTIHAVLWVTVIYFNIKTRRSEVHPEDIKETFGKFYVDLEQKEFQSRVKFLRSQNAKNS, encoded by the coding sequence ATGGAAAAAGAAGTATCAACAACCGTAAAAGTAAGGTTCAGTGATTGTGATCCGATAGGACATTTGAATAATGTAAAATATCTGGATTATATGTTCAATGCCAGAGAGGACCATGTAGAAACATTTTATGGTTTTACCTATGAAGAATATACCAAGAAAACAGGATGTACATGGATCGCTATTCAGAATGAGATTGCTTACTTGAAGGAAGTGAGATACAATACCCAGGTAGTGATCAGCAGCAAAACCATTGAGGTACAGGACAGAACGGCTAAAGTGGAGATACTTATGAAAAGTCTTGATGAAAAAACAATTCATGCCGTACTGTGGGTAACTGTGATTTATTTTAACATTAAAACAAGAAGATCCGAAGTTCATCCGGAAGATATAAAAGAGACCTTCGGAAAGTTCTATGTTGACCTGGAGCAGAAAGAGTTTCAGTCCAGAGTGAAGTTCTTAAGATCGCAGAACGCGAAAAATTCATAG
- the rfbD gene encoding dTDP-4-dehydrorhamnose reductase translates to MTSKLIILQMKKIAVIGSNGQLGNCIRKIAPDFENKYEFIFTDSQTLDITDEDQVNGFFYDNKPDYCINASAYTAVDLAEKEADKAFAVNADGVACLAQACADHKTILIHISTDYVFDGDTNLPYEEDDFTNPTGVYGESKRRGEELALEVNPKTIILRTSWLYSEFNKNFVKTMLSLFSQKEELGIVADQFGQPTNANDLAEAIMEIIETPAKTYGIFHFSNYPETTWFEFAKKIAEFSKSSVKLNPLTTEQYPTPARRPARSTMSLDKIEEIYKIEPKHWENSLEESVKLLTHP, encoded by the coding sequence TTGACAAGTAAACTAATAATATTGCAGATGAAGAAAATTGCCGTAATAGGAAGTAACGGACAGCTGGGTAACTGTATCAGAAAGATAGCACCTGATTTCGAAAATAAGTATGAATTCATATTCACAGACTCACAAACTTTAGACATTACAGACGAAGATCAGGTCAATGGGTTCTTTTATGACAATAAACCTGATTACTGTATTAATGCTTCAGCTTATACAGCCGTTGATCTTGCAGAAAAAGAGGCGGATAAAGCATTTGCGGTCAATGCAGATGGTGTTGCCTGTCTTGCACAGGCTTGCGCAGACCATAAAACCATTCTCATTCATATTTCTACCGACTACGTTTTTGATGGCGATACCAATCTTCCTTATGAAGAGGACGATTTTACCAATCCTACTGGCGTATATGGAGAATCAAAAAGAAGAGGGGAAGAACTGGCTTTGGAAGTCAATCCCAAAACCATTATTTTGAGAACCTCGTGGCTGTATTCGGAATTCAATAAGAATTTTGTTAAAACAATGTTGAGCCTCTTTTCTCAAAAAGAAGAGCTTGGAATTGTTGCTGATCAGTTCGGACAACCTACCAATGCAAATGACCTTGCAGAAGCAATCATGGAGATCATTGAAACGCCGGCAAAAACTTATGGTATTTTTCATTTCTCAAACTATCCGGAAACTACCTGGTTTGAATTCGCAAAAAAGATCGCCGAGTTTTCAAAATCATCCGTTAAATTGAATCCGCTTACCACAGAACAGTATCCTACTCCTGCCAGAAGACCGGCAAGAAGTACAATGTCTTTGGATAAAATAGAAGAGATATACAAAATTGAGCCTAAACATTGGGAAAACAGTCTTGAAGAATCCGTTAAACTACTAACACATCCATAA